In one Spirochaetota bacterium genomic region, the following are encoded:
- a CDS encoding ATP-binding protein, with protein sequence MTNIKFKFILAAMIRRNLEIPLKKYVSQYPVIAIVGPRQSGKTTIAKAFFKKHAYVSLENLDMRLQAQQDPRGFLHDNPSPLIIDEAQRVPELFSYLQEIVDTNDRGGQYVLTGSHQFLLLEKITQSLAGRIAVFTLYPFTTNELISGILDYDIKSIITVKKDNHLYYKTINVNELIFTGMYPRIHDKKLDPVKWLENYVITYIERDIRSLVQIENLRLFEIFIKTIASHSGQLTNYAAIANMVGISQPTVKKWMSLLETSGIIFLLQPYHKNFNKRLIKTPKLYFVDTGLLCFLLSIRSPKELIGHPLYGNIFETFIISEIYKRIAHTGTVPPLYFWRDRTGNEVDLLVENGQNLFAIEIKAARTYNPDFASQITKFFAFSNAHKGLVVYAGDQAFGMHSKIPTIPWWML encoded by the coding sequence TTGACAAATATAAAGTTTAAGTTTATATTAGCCGCCATGATACGGCGAAACTTAGAGATACCCCTAAAAAAATATGTATCACAATATCCTGTTATTGCTATTGTAGGTCCGCGGCAAAGTGGGAAAACAACAATAGCAAAAGCATTCTTTAAAAAGCATGCGTATGTTTCGCTTGAGAATTTAGATATGAGATTGCAGGCACAGCAGGATCCTCGCGGCTTTTTGCACGATAACCCCTCACCACTTATTATTGATGAAGCACAACGGGTTCCTGAGCTTTTTTCGTATTTACAGGAAATAGTTGATACAAATGACAGAGGTGGACAATATGTGCTGACGGGATCCCATCAATTTTTACTGCTTGAAAAAATCACACAGTCGCTGGCAGGACGCATTGCAGTTTTTACGCTGTATCCATTTACCACAAATGAACTTATTTCGGGCATATTGGATTATGATATCAAAAGCATAATTACTGTAAAAAAAGATAATCATTTGTACTACAAAACCATCAATGTGAATGAGCTTATCTTTACAGGAATGTATCCGCGAATTCACGATAAAAAGCTAGATCCGGTAAAATGGCTGGAAAATTATGTCATTACCTATATTGAGCGCGATATCCGAAGCCTCGTACAGATTGAAAATCTTCGCCTTTTTGAGATATTTATAAAAACAATCGCATCGCATTCAGGTCAGCTTACCAACTATGCAGCCATCGCAAATATGGTAGGGATATCACAACCAACAGTAAAAAAATGGATGTCATTGTTAGAAACAAGTGGAATTATATTTTTACTACAGCCATACCATAAAAATTTCAATAAGCGCCTTATCAAAACACCAAAGCTATATTTTGTAGATACAGGCTTATTATGCTTTTTGCTCTCCATACGCTCACCAAAGGAATTAATAGGGCATCCACTGTATGGGAATATCTTTGAAACATTTATCATTTCCGAAATTTACAAACGAATTGCACACACTGGAACAGTTCCTCCTCTTTATTTTTGGCGTGATAGAACAGGTAATGAAGTGGACCTTTTAGTTGAAAATGGACAAAATCTTTTTGCAATAGAAATAAAAGCAGCGCGTACCTATAATCCAGATTTTGCGAGCCAGATTACAAAGTTTTTTGCTTTTAGCAACGCCCATAAAGGGTTGGTAGTATATGCAGGTGATCAAGCGTT
- a CDS encoding HEAT repeat domain-containing protein codes for MLTKQEIIDTAQMLRFDDIGFTTAEPFEEHRNFLEKIPENFAWASVFGLNLHEGCSPANILPQGCSIIVLLDNYYRYAFPKTMEPYFGRCYMDDDRVTKDGLTVRIRQFVTFLREHGVQAKVTFSIPQKAAAARAGIGNFGKNCLLYANNTACKSSWISPITIVVDKEFEASEPTIGVGCPSWCRNACIAACPTKALKGNCIIDSKQCISYLTYFGQGITPRELREPMGLYVYGCDRCQEVCPRNRAWMAQALPVNPRVVAKQQYFDLITLLHMDEAYYTQHIQPHMFYMPVTDLWRWKMNVARAIGNSLNQEYIPELMKAFEENTDQRVQGMIAWALGKLGGKKAKAFLDKWRGSVEGIVKEEVEQALEYIP; via the coding sequence ATGCTAACAAAACAGGAAATTATCGATACGGCACAGATGCTTCGATTTGATGATATAGGATTTACTACTGCAGAGCCTTTTGAAGAGCACAGAAATTTTTTAGAAAAGATTCCTGAAAATTTTGCTTGGGCTTCTGTGTTTGGGCTAAACCTGCATGAAGGGTGTAGCCCGGCAAATATCCTGCCGCAGGGATGCTCTATAATTGTGTTACTTGATAATTACTATCGCTATGCATTCCCAAAAACTATGGAGCCGTATTTTGGTCGCTGTTACATGGATGATGACCGTGTCACAAAAGATGGGCTTACTGTGCGTATACGGCAGTTTGTAACTTTTTTACGTGAGCATGGTGTGCAGGCAAAAGTAACCTTTTCTATTCCGCAAAAAGCTGCAGCAGCTCGTGCAGGTATTGGCAATTTTGGCAAAAATTGTTTGCTCTATGCAAACAATACAGCGTGTAAAAGCTCATGGATAAGCCCTATCACCATTGTGGTGGATAAAGAATTTGAAGCAAGTGAACCAACCATTGGTGTTGGGTGCCCATCATGGTGTCGCAATGCGTGTATCGCAGCCTGCCCCACAAAAGCATTGAAAGGCAACTGCATTATTGATTCAAAACAGTGTATTTCGTACCTTACGTATTTTGGGCAGGGTATTACGCCACGTGAGCTCCGTGAACCTATGGGATTATATGTGTATGGCTGCGACCGCTGTCAGGAGGTGTGCCCGCGTAACAGAGCATGGATGGCACAGGCGTTGCCGGTAAACCCGCGCGTTGTGGCAAAGCAACAATACTTTGATTTGATTACGCTATTACATATGGATGAAGCATATTATACCCAGCATATTCAACCGCACATGTTCTACATGCCAGTGACTGATCTGTGGCGCTGGAAGATGAATGTTGCTCGTGCTATTGGTAATAGCCTAAACCAGGAATATATCCCTGAGCTTATGAAAGCGTTTGAAGAAAATACTGACCAGAGGGTGCAAGGCATGATTGCGTGGGCATTAGGAAAATTAGGTGGAAAAAAGGCTAAAGCTTTTCTTGATAAATGGAGGGGCAGCGTTGAAGGAATAGTAAAGGAAGAGGTTGAGCAGGCGCTTGAGTATATTCCTTGA
- a CDS encoding TetR/AcrR family transcriptional regulator has protein sequence MKSKGMLTKKIIINRIIEHVHLHGFCQTSMSDIIALTGVKKGNLYFHFKNKQKLILESLKEAHRQYQEYLSVYINKVSDPLDKIDAMLKAVSDYHTKRKFKGGCIFGNTALEMADKDMSYRKFINDVFSQWIDWVATQLKAAVGQGKLSTQTPVRELSHHIVAALEGGILLSKVTKDPEDLHCAIQGIKELIKLYRNSNTLKRRK, from the coding sequence ATGAAATCCAAAGGAATGCTAACAAAAAAAATTATAATTAACCGTATTATTGAGCATGTTCACCTGCATGGATTTTGTCAAACGAGCATGAGCGATATTATTGCGCTTACCGGTGTGAAAAAAGGAAATCTGTATTTCCACTTCAAAAATAAACAAAAGCTTATATTAGAATCACTTAAAGAAGCTCACCGTCAGTATCAGGAATATCTTTCGGTATATATAAATAAAGTTAGTGATCCCCTTGATAAAATAGATGCGATGCTTAAAGCAGTGAGCGATTACCATACAAAGCGCAAGTTTAAAGGTGGGTGCATATTTGGCAACACTGCACTTGAAATGGCTGACAAAGATATGAGCTATCGGAAGTTTATCAATGATGTTTTTTCCCAATGGATTGACTGGGTAGCAACGCAACTTAAAGCAGCTGTTGGACAAGGGAAGTTGTCTACACAAACACCGGTTAGGGAGCTGTCGCATCATATTGTTGCTGCCCTTGAAGGGGGGATACTCCTTTCCAAAGTGACAAAGGATCCTGAGGATTTACACTGTGCAATACAAGGGATAAAAGAATTAATAAAACTTTATAGAAACAGTAATACCTTAAAACGGAGAAAGTGA
- a CDS encoding glycyl-radical enzyme activating protein, with translation MTIDTTGIVLEIQRMSTEDGPGIRTTVFMKGCPLKCVWCHNPESINPKPQVQWIGARCIGCKVCVETCPNGALVFDDGIHIDRARCKGCGRCTEVCPSTAMELLGRRWDADKLVQELLKDSAYFSTSGGGVTISGGESTFQAPFVKKVLVELKHHGIHTAIDTCGICNQHTLDMLLPYADLVLYDLKEMDPVKHQQFTGKSNFRVLNNIQYILSFMKEHLFPREVWIRTPLIPGKTARDENIVAIAHYINQLLAINAKAITRWDLCAFNNLCRDKYTRLGLQWEFANTPLLTKEELEHYGEIARQHCNNSAIVKLSGSTRLEDEETTVAKPKTTFGC, from the coding sequence ATGACAATTGATACTACAGGCATAGTACTTGAAATACAGCGAATGTCCACTGAGGATGGCCCGGGGATTCGCACCACTGTGTTCATGAAAGGATGCCCGCTTAAATGTGTGTGGTGCCATAACCCGGAAAGCATAAATCCCAAACCTCAAGTGCAGTGGATTGGTGCGCGCTGCATTGGATGTAAAGTGTGTGTGGAAACATGCCCCAACGGTGCGCTTGTCTTTGATGATGGCATTCATATTGATAGAGCTCGATGCAAAGGCTGTGGCAGATGCACTGAAGTGTGCCCATCAACTGCAATGGAGCTTTTGGGCAGGCGGTGGGATGCTGATAAATTAGTGCAGGAGCTTTTAAAAGACAGCGCATATTTTTCCACATCAGGGGGCGGAGTTACAATTTCTGGCGGGGAATCTACGTTTCAGGCACCTTTTGTGAAAAAGGTGCTGGTGGAATTGAAACATCATGGCATTCACACTGCAATTGACACCTGTGGTATATGCAATCAGCATACGCTTGATATGCTGCTTCCCTATGCTGACCTTGTGCTGTATGATCTAAAAGAGATGGACCCTGTGAAACACCAACAGTTTACCGGCAAATCCAATTTCAGAGTGTTGAATAATATACAGTATATCCTTTCATTTATGAAGGAGCACCTTTTCCCACGCGAAGTATGGATACGTACACCATTAATTCCTGGTAAAACTGCACGGGATGAAAATATTGTGGCGATAGCTCATTACATAAACCAGTTGCTTGCAATTAATGCAAAAGCCATTACACGCTGGGATCTATGTGCGTTTAATAATCTTTGCAGGGATAAGTATACACGGTTAGGCTTACAGTGGGAATTTGCTAACACACCGCTTTTAACAAAAGAAGAGCTTGAACACTATGGGGAGATTGCACGACAGCACTGCAACAATTCAGCCATAGTAAAACTAAGCGGCTCAACGCGATTAGAGGATGAGGAAACTACGGTGGCAAAGCCAAAGACAACGTTTGGATGTTAA